Proteins found in one Methylobacterium sp. CB376 genomic segment:
- a CDS encoding IS5 family transposase (programmed frameshift) — MRHFELTDAQWERIAPLLPPQKPRTGRPAEDHRRVLNGLLWILRTGAPWEGLPTRYGPVGTVSSRLYRWRKAGVFDRVLRRLKAQADARGELDWDLHFVDATVVRAHQHAAGARRLGALGGEGTVEGMGEALGCSQGGFSTKLHLRAEGHGKPIAAVLTAGERHEQFALDALDALMDKGAVRRRGCSRPRLRPRRAAGDRGYSSPPARRRLKQRRVEPVIPTRRDRPRQPHFDTAAYRERNKVERLINRLKQYRRIATRYEKRAANGTPPVSRTPLIRS; from the exons ATGCGACACTTTGAACTGACCGATGCGCAGTGGGAGCGGATCGCCCCGCTGCTACCGCCGCAGAAGCCGCGGACGGGCCGGCCTGCCGAGGATCACCGTCGGGTGCTCAACGGGCTTCTCTGGATCCTGCGCACGGGCGCCCCCTGGGAAGGTCTGCCGACCCGCTACGGGCCTGTCGGCACGGTGTCGAGCCGGTTGTACCGCTGGCGCAAGGCGGGTGTGTTCGACCGCGTGCTCCGGCGCTTGAAGGCGCAGGCGGATGCTCGCGGCGAACTCGACTGGGACCTGCACTTTGTGGACGCGACGGTGGTGCGCGCCCACCAGCACGCTGCCGGCGCACGCCGGCTTGGCGCCCTCGGGGGTGAGGGCACGGTCGAGGGCATGGGCGAGGCGCTCGGGTGCAGCCAGGGCGGGTTCTCGACCAAGCTGCATCTGCGCGCTGAGGGGCATGGCAAGCCGATAGCGGCGGTCCTGACGGCTGGCGAACGCCACGAGCAGTTTGCGCTGGACGCGCTGGACGCGCTGATGGACAAGGGTGCTGTGCGGCGTCGGGGATGTAGCCGC CCGCGCCTGCGTCCGCGCCGGGCGGCGGGAGACCGAGGCTACTCCAGCCCACCCGCCCGCCGCCGGCTCAAGCAGCGGCGGGTCGAGCCAGTCATCCCGACCCGCAGGGACCGGCCGCGTCAGCCCCACTTCGACACGGCCGCCTACCGGGAGCGCAACAAGGTCGAGCGGCTGATCAACCGGCTCAAGCAGTATCGCCGCATCGCGACCCGCTACGAGAAGCGGGCCGCCAATGGTACTCCCCCGGTTTCACGGACACCTCTGATACGCTCTTAA
- a CDS encoding IS110-like element ISMtsp7 family transposase produces MQMLAIDLAKQSFHVHGVDADGQVISRRVGRTKLPALVASLAPKVIAMEACATAHHWARAFLAAGHEVRLINPRFVKPFVRGSKNDAVDAEAIFDAASRPTMRFVPVKSTEQQDLQSLHRVRDRLVSQRTNLINHTRGLLAEYGLIYPKGAARFPARVRAELSEAGLSPMARATFAALLDELETLETRLERLDDQLRAICREDVVCRRLMTLPGVGPVVATALKASVGDARQFRSGRELAAWIGLVPRQYSTGGKPHLGGVGRRANHYLRRQLVHGARAVALRLATKTDPRSRWFQAVIDRRGFNKGIVAMANKTARIAWAMLRREEDYARA; encoded by the coding sequence ATGCAGATGCTCGCGATCGATCTGGCCAAGCAGTCGTTTCACGTTCACGGCGTCGATGCCGATGGTCAGGTGATCTCCCGGCGCGTCGGGCGCACCAAACTTCCGGCGCTGGTGGCCAGCCTCGCCCCGAAGGTGATCGCCATGGAGGCTTGCGCCACGGCCCATCATTGGGCGCGAGCTTTCCTCGCGGCCGGGCATGAGGTTCGGCTGATCAACCCGCGCTTCGTCAAGCCGTTCGTGCGCGGCTCGAAGAACGATGCCGTCGACGCCGAGGCGATCTTCGACGCCGCCTCACGTCCCACGATGCGGTTTGTGCCTGTGAAGTCGACCGAGCAGCAAGACCTGCAGTCGCTTCATCGCGTCCGCGATCGGCTGGTCTCGCAACGCACGAACCTGATCAATCATACCCGTGGGCTCCTGGCTGAGTACGGCCTCATCTACCCGAAGGGTGCGGCCCGCTTTCCAGCGCGTGTGCGGGCGGAACTTTCCGAGGCGGGACTGTCGCCGATGGCGCGAGCCACCTTCGCGGCCCTGCTCGACGAGTTGGAGACCCTGGAGACGCGGCTTGAGCGGCTCGACGATCAACTTCGGGCGATCTGCCGCGAAGACGTCGTCTGCCGCCGCCTGATGACGTTGCCTGGCGTGGGCCCGGTCGTCGCCACCGCCCTCAAGGCCAGCGTCGGCGATGCCCGCCAGTTCCGCTCAGGGCGCGAACTCGCGGCCTGGATCGGCTTGGTGCCGCGACAGTACTCCACCGGCGGCAAGCCGCACCTCGGGGGCGTCGGACGCCGGGCCAACCACTATCTGCGGCGCCAACTCGTGCACGGCGCCCGCGCGGTCGCCTTGCGCCTGGCCACGAAGACCGATCCGCGCTCACGCTGGTTCCAGGCGGTGATCGACCGGCGCGGGTTCAACAAGGGGATCGTGGCGATGGCCAACAAGACCGCGCGGATAGCCTGGGCGATGCTGAGGCGCGAGGAGGATTACGCCCGCGCCTGA